The following proteins are co-located in the Labrys monachus genome:
- the bfr gene encoding bacterioferritin, translating to MQGDKKVIDYLNKALRSELTAINQYWLHYRIFDNWGLLGLAKKWRAESIEEMQHADKLTTRILFLEGFPNMQTLDPLRIGQTVKEILECDLAAEREARALYQEAAEYCRSVQDFVSENLFKELMTDEEGHIDFLETQLDLVERIGIQNYSQSHLGGFPED from the coding sequence ATGCAGGGCGACAAGAAGGTCATCGATTATCTGAACAAGGCGCTGCGCAGCGAGTTGACGGCGATCAACCAATATTGGCTGCATTATCGCATCTTCGATAATTGGGGCCTGCTCGGCCTTGCCAAGAAGTGGCGCGCCGAGTCGATCGAGGAAATGCAGCACGCCGACAAGCTGACGACGCGCATCCTCTTCCTCGAGGGCTTTCCCAACATGCAGACGCTCGATCCCCTGAGGATCGGCCAGACGGTGAAGGAAATCCTGGAATGTGACCTCGCGGCGGAGCGCGAGGCCCGTGCTCTCTATCAGGAAGCCGCCGAATATTGCCGCTCGGTGCAGGATTTCGTCTCCGAGAACCTGTTCAAGGAACTGATGACGGACGAGGAAGGCCATATCGACTTCCTCGAGACCCAGCTCGACCTGGTGGAGCGCATCGGCATCCAGAATTACTCCCAGAGCCATCTGGGCGGCTTCCCGGAAGACTGA
- a CDS encoding winged helix-turn-helix transcriptional regulator produces the protein MQPGTPDHEWREDCSPRRVLAIFSSKWTSMVLHALDTRLGGCARTGVLLRSLPGISKKMLTQTLREMETAGLLTRHVHGTVPPAVEYTLTPLGRRFVEPIELLYGWARENEDALDALRSGARR, from the coding sequence ATGCAGCCCGGCACGCCGGATCACGAATGGCGCGAAGACTGCTCGCCGCGGCGGGTCCTGGCAATCTTCTCGAGCAAATGGACCAGCATGGTCCTCCACGCGCTCGATACGCGGCTCGGCGGATGCGCGCGGACGGGCGTCCTGCTGCGCAGCCTGCCCGGCATTTCCAAGAAGATGCTGACGCAGACCCTGCGCGAGATGGAGACCGCCGGCCTCCTCACGCGGCACGTCCACGGCACGGTACCCCCGGCCGTCGAGTACACGCTCACCCCGCTCGGCCGGCGCTTCGTCGAGCCGATCGAGCTGCTCTATGGATGGGCGCGCGAGAACGAGGACGCGCTGGATGCGCTGAGGTCCGGCGCAAGGCGGTGA
- a CDS encoding SDR family oxidoreductase yields the protein MSKHVLIAGVTGIIGSATADIFGEDGWQVSGLARNPVPQPGVTAIRADLLDPASVGEALAGLRPSHVVIATWLRQATEKENIRVNAAMVRHLLDALRPAGSVRHVALVTGLKHYLGPFEAYGKGSLPQTPFREEQGRLDIDNFYYAQEDEVFAAAARDGFAWSVHRPHTVIGKAVGNAMNMGTTLAVYATICRETGRPFRFPGVEAQWKSLTDMTDAKLLARHMLWAATTPGAADQAFNVVDGDVFRWSWMWERIAGWFGIEAEAFDGTVRPLEQQMAEDAAIWRGIAARYGLVEPDLLRLASPWHTDADLGRPIEVVTDMSKSRRLGFTGFQPTDDAFFALFERLRADRLIP from the coding sequence ATGTCGAAACATGTTTTGATCGCAGGCGTCACCGGCATCATCGGCAGCGCGACGGCCGACATCTTCGGCGAGGACGGCTGGCAGGTCTCGGGACTGGCACGCAATCCCGTTCCGCAACCCGGCGTGACGGCGATCCGTGCCGACCTGCTCGATCCCGCCTCCGTCGGTGAAGCCCTGGCCGGGCTTCGACCGTCCCACGTCGTCATCGCCACCTGGCTGCGGCAGGCGACCGAGAAGGAAAACATCCGGGTCAATGCGGCGATGGTCCGCCATCTCCTGGATGCGCTGCGGCCGGCGGGCTCGGTCCGCCACGTCGCGCTCGTCACCGGCCTCAAGCACTATCTCGGCCCGTTCGAGGCCTATGGCAAAGGCAGCCTGCCGCAGACGCCGTTCCGCGAGGAACAGGGCCGGCTCGACATCGACAACTTCTACTATGCCCAGGAGGACGAGGTGTTCGCCGCAGCCGCGCGCGACGGCTTCGCCTGGAGCGTCCATCGCCCCCACACCGTCATCGGCAAGGCCGTCGGCAATGCGATGAACATGGGTACGACGCTGGCGGTCTATGCGACGATCTGCCGTGAAACCGGCCGTCCCTTCCGATTCCCGGGCGTGGAAGCGCAATGGAAGAGCCTGACGGACATGACGGACGCCAAGCTGCTGGCCCGGCACATGCTGTGGGCCGCGACCACGCCGGGAGCCGCCGACCAGGCTTTCAACGTCGTCGACGGCGACGTCTTCCGCTGGAGCTGGATGTGGGAAAGGATCGCCGGCTGGTTCGGCATCGAGGCCGAGGCGTTCGACGGAACGGTTCGCCCGCTGGAACAGCAAATGGCAGAGGATGCCGCGATCTGGCGCGGCATCGCGGCCCGTTACGGCCTTGTGGAACCCGACCTGCTCCGCCTGGCATCGCCCTGGCATACGGATGCCGATCTCGGCCGTCCGATCGAGGTGGTCACCGACATGTCGAAGAGCCGGCGCCTCGGCTTCACCGGCTTTCAGCCGACCGACGACGCCTTCTTCGCGCTGTTCGAGCGGTTGCGGGCGGACCGGCTCATTCCATGA
- a CDS encoding GreA/GreB family elongation factor, whose product MSRAFTQDGQEGEGAGVLPERPVSAERNLVTGRGLALIEAELRHFRAAFASAEAAADRTAMGNAARDIRYWAARRATAERVAAIGSNAGIRFGMAVTLQYGDGRKVVWRIVGEDEADAAAGRISHASPLARALYGKDIGEEVRLGPQKAEIVAIDTSEEDAGASGAALME is encoded by the coding sequence TTGAGCAGGGCGTTCACCCAGGACGGCCAGGAAGGGGAGGGCGCCGGCGTCCTTCCCGAGCGGCCGGTCAGTGCCGAACGCAATCTCGTCACCGGCCGCGGGCTGGCGCTGATCGAAGCGGAGCTGCGCCATTTTCGCGCGGCGTTCGCCTCGGCGGAAGCGGCGGCGGACCGGACCGCCATGGGCAATGCCGCGCGGGACATCCGCTATTGGGCGGCGCGCCGCGCCACGGCCGAGCGCGTCGCCGCGATCGGCTCGAATGCGGGCATCCGCTTCGGCATGGCCGTGACCCTGCAGTATGGCGACGGCCGCAAGGTCGTCTGGCGCATCGTCGGCGAGGACGAGGCCGATGCCGCCGCCGGGCGAATCAGCCATGCCTCGCCCCTCGCGCGGGCGCTCTACGGCAAGGACATCGGCGAAGAGGTCCGCCTCGGGCCGCAAAAGGCCGAGATCGTCGCGATCGACACGAGCGAGGAAGATGCCGGTGCGTCCGGCGCTGCGCTCATGGAATGA
- the tal gene encoding transaldolase: MPSKLQQLRDMTVVVADTGDFDAIRDLKPIDCTTNPSLLLKAAQMPGYAHLIDEALAWGNKQGGAKEAIVAAVGDRLAVSFGSELTKIVPGRVSTEVDADLSFDTEGSIKKAHAIIADYQARGVSRDRVLIKLASTWEGIRAAEVLQKEGIDCNLTLLFSLAQALACADAGVFLISPFVGRILDWHVKAEGRTFTPEEDPGVLSVRSIYAAYKSRGVKTVVMGASFRSTGEIEALAGCDRLTISPDLLKKLDADQGTLVRQLSPENPGPAPEIQSYDEKAFRWAMNEDAMATEKLSEGIRTFAKDLHKLRELITQRLDGAAKAA; the protein is encoded by the coding sequence ATGCCTTCCAAACTCCAACAATTGCGGGACATGACGGTCGTCGTCGCCGATACCGGCGATTTCGACGCCATCCGCGATCTCAAGCCGATCGACTGCACGACCAATCCGAGCCTGCTGCTGAAGGCGGCGCAGATGCCGGGCTACGCGCATCTGATCGACGAAGCTCTCGCCTGGGGCAACAAGCAGGGCGGCGCCAAGGAAGCGATCGTCGCGGCGGTCGGCGACCGGCTCGCCGTGTCCTTCGGCTCCGAGCTCACCAAGATCGTGCCCGGCCGCGTTTCCACCGAGGTGGACGCGGATCTCTCCTTCGATACCGAGGGAAGCATCAAGAAGGCCCATGCGATCATCGCCGATTACCAGGCGCGCGGCGTGTCGCGCGATCGCGTCCTGATCAAGCTCGCCTCGACCTGGGAAGGCATCCGGGCCGCCGAGGTGCTGCAGAAGGAGGGCATCGACTGCAACCTCACGCTGCTGTTCTCGCTCGCCCAGGCGCTCGCCTGCGCCGATGCCGGCGTGTTCCTGATCTCGCCCTTCGTCGGCCGCATCCTCGACTGGCACGTCAAGGCTGAAGGCCGCACCTTCACCCCGGAAGAGGATCCGGGCGTGCTCTCCGTGCGCAGCATCTATGCCGCCTACAAGTCGCGCGGCGTCAAGACGGTGGTGATGGGCGCCTCCTTCCGCTCCACCGGCGAAATCGAAGCGCTCGCCGGCTGCGACCGGCTGACGATCTCGCCCGATCTCCTCAAGAAGCTCGACGCGGACCAGGGCACGCTCGTGCGCCAGCTCTCGCCGGAGAATCCCGGCCCGGCGCCGGAGATCCAGTCCTATGACGAGAAGGCCTTCCGCTGGGCCATGAACGAGGATGCGATGGCGACGGAAAAGCTTTCCGAAGGCATCCGCACCTTCGCCAAGGACCTCCACAAGCTGCGCGAGCTCATCACGCAGCGTCTCGACGGTGCGGCCAAGGCGGCTTGA